From Cyclopterus lumpus isolate fCycLum1 chromosome 4, fCycLum1.pri, whole genome shotgun sequence, a single genomic window includes:
- the ano8b gene encoding anoctamin-8, with the protein MPDMGSAATGAAAAAAASGAATGGDGAESSRHRHRAQQGEAERPEPGAAPSQGSSGVLDKLFGKRLLQAGRHIMSHKSWMKTVPTENCDVLMTFADTTDDHTLLWLLNHIRLGIPELIIQIRHHKHTRVYAFFVTATYENLLRGAEEMGLRKGVKPEFGGGTRNFSCEEDYIYENIESELCFFTSQERQSIIKYWLDNLRAKHGEVLHNINFLEGQPIIPELSARGVIQQVFPLHEQRILSQLMKSWVQAVCEKQPLDDICDYFGVKIAMYFAWLGFYTTSMLYPAVIGFVLWMLTESDQTSRDICCVVFALFNVVWATLFLERWKRRGAELAFKWGTLDTPSESLEEPRPQFRGVKRCSPITGCEEFHYPPWRRRVFRWLVSLPICTLCLCFVFLVMLICFELQEFVMGIKEMPRLARFIPKIMLAITVTACDEVYRKIACWLNDMENYRLQSAYEKNLIIKMVLFQFVNSYLSLFYIGFYLKDMERLKEMLLVLSLLRSLQRQVRVNVLPSLFLKIQMRVVSVPWFFRALLRSKMLATLLIIRQFLQNVKEVLQPYLYERHKLGELSLRALWDLLLSVLLKYGRLAAGKAQASPTDQVMPGPGLRGTRPGLGQLDRREKKCLNGGCGVPDEEEGGEKDEADSGRFSEGETEEESLIDCGLKLRKVSFIEKVDRRPVCSGAPIDTSFLDDGSPTMMEKGMDPASVFEMCDDDDDNGIHDVKESGGGVTGVAEAINAAAGAAVAAAAAGAAPLPSGSESSTSLRHRRRGKSTERLEPKTKRESWIDPPEERESTTLTQAEMESCMQTYADTFQDYQEMFVQFGYVVLFSSAFPLAAMCALINNIIEIRSDAFKLCTGLQRPFGIRVESIGQWQTAMEAMGLIAIIVNCYLIGQCGQLQRLFPWLSPEMAIISIVILEHFAILLKYVIHVAIPDIPTWVREEIAKLDYQRREAFKKHERQAQQHYQQLQRRKREEEERQRQAEHMARRERERDDSKGDSSGDHHHDKSHSSKSRSGGGGGGGSGSDKPKRPSSLLANNNVMKLKQIIPLQSKFSSSGARSPQSPTGSEPKLPGFLSFKFLKSPENKKEGAAASGAATTAANTTATASSSSSGSSSQERSQSPSKAFNPGKLFNFGKSDGGTCVNGAALSRPGEGSSSQMSDRQPSRSDLNGVPDEIPSPGGEGSQNGHATDLDPAGSKV; encoded by the exons ataagCTGTTTGGAAAGCGGCTGCTGCAGGCTGGGAGACACATCATGTCTCATAAGTCTTGGATGAAAACGGTGCCCACGGAGAACTGTGATGTCCTCATGACATTTGCAG ACACTACAGATGATCACACGTTGCTATGGCTACTGAACCACATCCGGCTGGGAATCCCAGAACTCATCATCCAAATACGACATCACAAGCACACACGAGTCTACGCTTTCTTCGTCACCGCTACATATGAAAA TTTGTTGCGAGGTGCTGAGGAGATGGGACTGAGGAAAGGGGTGAAGCCTGAGTTTGGCGGAGGAACGCGGAACTTCTCCTGTGAGGAGGATTACATCTACGAGAACATCGAGAGCGagctgtgtttctttacttcaCAG GAGAGGCAGAGCATCATTAAGTACTGGCTGGACAATTTGCGGGCCAAACATGGGGAGGTGCTTCATAATATCAACTTCCTGGAGGGCCAGCCAATTA TCCCAGAGCTGAGTGCACGAGGTGTGATCCAGCAGGTATTTCCTCTCCATGAGCAGAGGATCCTCAGTCAGCTGATGAAGTCCTGGGTCCAGGCTGTCTGTGAGAAACAGCCTTTAG ATGATATCTGTGACTACTTTGGTGTGAAGATTGCCATGTATTTTGCCTGGCTGGGATTTTACACCACTTCTATGTTATACCCTGCTGTGATCGGCTTTGTGCTGTGGATGCTCACTGAGTCAGATCAG aCAAGCCGTGACATCTGCTGTGTGGTGTTTGCACTGTTCAACGTGGTGTGGGCCACTCTGTTTCTGGAGcggtggaagaggaggggggctgAGCTGGCATTCAAGTGGGGAACATTGGATACGCCATCTGAATCCCTGGAGGAACCACGGCCTCAGTTCCGG GGAGTGAAGCGCTGCAGTCCCATAACAGGTTGTGAGGAGTTCCACTATCCTCCGTGGCGGCGGCGTGTATTCAGGTGGCTGGTCAGCCTGCCCATCTGTACCCTGTGTCTCTGCTTTGTCTTCCTGGTCATGCTCATCTGCTTTGAGTTGCAG GAGTTTGTGATGGGGATCAAGGAAATGCCTCGGCTAGCTCGCTTCATCCCCAAAATCATGCTAGCTATCACTGTGACTGCATGTGACGAGGTGTACAGGAAAATCGCCTGCTGGCTCAACGACATGG aAAACTATAGACTCCAGAGTGCCTATGAGAAAAATCTCATCATCAAAATGGTTCTT tttcagtttGTAAATTCTTATCTCAGCCTTTTTTACATTGGATTCTACCTCAAAGACATGGAGCGTCTGAAAGAG ATGCTGCTGGTGTTGTCTCTGTTAAGGAGTCTGCAGCGGCAGGTCCGGGTCAATGTGCTGCCTTCCCTCTTCCTCAAGATCCAGATGCGTGTGGTCTCTGTTCCCTGGTTCTTCAGGGCTTTACTCAGGTCCAAA ATGCTGGCCACTCTACTCATCATACGCCAGTTCCTTCAAAATGTGAAGGAGGTGCTGCAGCCTTACCTGTATGAGCGTCACAAGCTGGGCGAGCTCTCACTGCGAGCTCTGTGGGACCTGCTGCTCTCAGTGCTGCTGAAATACGGCCGGCTGGCAGCTGGGAAAGCCCAGGCCTCTCCCACCGATCAGGTCATGCCAGGACCTGGACTGAGGGGAACCAGGCCTGGATTGGGGCAGCTAGATAGAAG AGAAAAGAAGTGTTTGAACGGAGGATGCGGGGTgcctgatgaggaggagggaggtgagaaGGACGAGGCTGACAGCGGGAGGTTCAGTgaaggagagacggaggaggaaagTCTGATTGACTGCGGTTTGAAGCTGAGGAAAGTCAGCTTCATAGAGAAG GTGGACAGAAGACCAGTTTGCAGTGGGGCCCCCATTGACACCAGTTTCCTGGATGACGGGAGCCCCACTATGATGGAAAAAGGAATGGACCCTGCCTCTGTATTTGAGATGtgtgacgacgacgacgataaTGGCATCCATGATGTGAAGGAGTCAGGTGGGGGAGTGACAGGCGTGGCTGAGGCAATTAATGCTGCAGCTGgcgctgctgttgctgctgctgctgccggcgCTGCACCGCTGCCTTCTGGGTCTGAGAGCAGCACATCACTGCGACACAGAAGAAGAGGCAAGAGCACAGAGAGACTTGAGCCGAAGACAAAAAGGGAATCATGGATTGACCCCccagaagagagggagagcacCACGCTCACTCAGGCTGAGATGGAGAGCTGCATGCAGACTTATGCT GACACCTTCCAGGACTACCAGGAGATGTTTGTCCAGTTTGGCTACGTGGTGCTCTTCTCCTCGGCCTTCCCTCTTGCTGCCATGTGCGCTCTCATTAACAACATCATTGAGATCCGCAGTGACGCCTTTAAACTCTGCACCGGTCTGCAGAGGCCCTTTGGAATCAGAGTGGAGAGCATCGGCCAGTGGCAG ACTGCGATGGAAGCCATGGGCCTGATTGCCATCATAGTGAATTGTTACCTGATTGGTCAGTGTGGTCAGCTACAGCGACTCTTCCCGTGGCTCAGTCCCGAGATGGCCATCATCTCCATCGTCATCCTCGAG CACTTTGCCATCCTCCTGAAGTACGTCATCCATGTGGCCATCCCTGACATTCCTACATGGGTTCGAGAGGAGATTGCTAAACTGGATTATCAGCGCCGGGAGGCCTTTAAG aaGCACGAGCGGCAGGCACAGCAGCATTACCagcagctgcagaggaggaaaagggaggaggaggagaggcagaggcagGCGGAGCACATGGCTCGCAGGGAAAGGGAGCGGGATGACAGCAAGGGGGACTCCTCTGGGGATCACCACCACGACAAAAGTCACAGCAGCAAATCCCgttctggtggtggaggaggagggggcagcGGCTCGGACAAACCCAAGAGGCCCAGCTCTCTGTTGGCCAACAATAACGTGATGAAGTTGAAACAGATCATCCCTCTGCAGAGTAAGTTCTCCTCGAGTGGCGCCCGCTCCCCTCAGTCTCCCACTGGAAGTGAGCCAAAGCTTCCCGGGTTCCTGAGCTTCAAATTCCTCAAATCACCTGAGAATAAGAAGGAGGGTGCTGCGGCTTCTGGGGCTGCCACCACAGCCGCTAACACCACAGCtacagcatcatcatcatcatcaggtaGCAGCTCTCAGGAGCGTTCTCAGTCACCCAGCAAAGCCTTCAACCCTGGGAAACTGTTTAACTTTGGGAAATCTGATGGCGGGACATGTGTGAACGGGGCTGCGCTGTCCAGACCCGGGGAAGGATCATCATCacagatgtcagacagacaacCATCCAGGTCTGACTTGAACGGTGTTCCGGACGAGATCCCCTCGCCTGGAGGGGAGGGGTCACAGAACGGACATGCAACAGACTTGGACCCGGCCGGCTCTAAAGTCTAG